GCCGCACTGGATGCTGGTCTCCTCCATAAAGGCCTGCTGAATGTCAGATAGCTCGCCGTTGGGACCCATGAGACCCTCCAGCGTGGTGATATGCTTGCCCTCGGCCCACACCGCCAGATACAGGCAGGAGTTATAGCACTCGCCGTCGATGAGGACGTTGCAGGCGCCGCACTCCCCCACCTCGCAGCCCTTTTTCACGGAGGTCATGGAGAAGTCGTTGCGGAGCATATCCGTCAGAGAGGCCCGGACGTCTATCATCCGCTCCACCTCCTTGCCGTTGAGGAAGAAGGTCACCAGCTGATACTGATTCTTTGCCATTACAGCTCACCTCCCGCCAGCTTCACAGACTCCATGAGACACCGCTTGGCGCTCTCCACGGCGATGTGAGAGCGGAATGCCTTGCTGGCCCGCCACGAGTCACGGGGATGGATGTCCTCCAGCACCGCTTTTCCGAAGCCCTCGATGTTCTCCAGCGTCACGGGCTTGCCGTTGATAAACTCCTCGGCGTGAGGCGCACGCATAGGGACGGGCCCCGCCACGCCGAAGGCGATCCGCACCCGGTCGAAGGTCTTTTTATCCTCGCTGAGCCGGGCGTTAACGGAGGTTCCCAGCGTGGCGATATCCATGGCGTTGCGCATGGCGTACTTGATGTAGTGGCCGAAGGTGCGGTCGTAGGATGCCTTGGGGATCAGGATGGCGGTCTGAATTTCGCCCTCCTCCACCCGCAGATCCACGGTGCCGGCCTTCAGGTAGAAGTCCTTAATGGGTACCCGGCGGACGCCGTTTTTGCCGGTGATCTCCACCATGGCCTCCCATGCGTGGAGGGTGGAGGCGGAGTCGGCGGAGGTCACACCGTTGCAGGTGTTGCCGCCGATGGTACCGGCGTTGCGGATCTGAGGGCCGCCCACCATATCCACCGCCTCGCCCAGCACGTTGATATACTGTTGGATCAGAGGATCGGCGGTGATGTGGCTGAAGGTGGTGAGACTACCGATGCGGAGGTTCTCCTCCTCATCCAGCGTCACGCCTCGCATTTCATGGCAGCCCTGAATACTGATGAGGGCCTTTCCGGCCCGCTTGCCCTCCCGCATCTGCACCAGCACGTCGGTGCCGCCGGCGATGATCTGGGCCTCGGGATGCTCCAGCCGCAGGCGGATGGCGTCCTGTACGCTTTCCGCCTGATAGAGCGCTGACATATCATACATAGCGGTATTTCCTCCTTAGTCCCGGATCAGGCCCTCTTCCGTGAAGCGCTGGAAGAGGACGTGGGGGGTGATGGGGTCCTGATCGATGGCCACGCCGGTGGCGTTGTAGATGGCGTTGCGAATGGCGGGCGCACCGGAGCAGGCCGGGGGCTCGCCCAAGGCCTTGGTGCCGAAGGCACTGGTGGGCTCGGCGTTCTCCACGAACTGCGCCTCCAGATGGGGGTGATCCATGATGGTGGAGAGCTTGTAGTCCAGCAGATTGTTATTCAGGGGCCGGCCGGTCTTTTCGTCGAACAGCAGCTGCTCCGACAGGCCGTAGCCAATGGCCATGGACATACCGCCGTGGACCTGCGCCTCTGCCAGCGCCGGGTTCACCAGCTTGCCGCAGTCGTGGACGTTGATGATCTCCTGAAGTGTCACCTTGCACATGGGGATGTCCACCTCCACCACGGCAAAGGTGCAGCCGAAGGAATAGGCGTTATTGCGGATGGTATAAGTACTCTCGGCAGTGATGTGCTGGGAGTCGGCAGGGTCATACTGGGCGTGCATGGCCAGCTCCGACAGACTCATGAGCACCTTGCCGTCGGTGTTGCGGACGATATTGCCGTCCACGATATCCATGTTGTACACCGCCTGACGGGTGAGCTTGGAGGCATAATCCAGAATCTTCTCCTTCAGCATCAGGCCCGTCTGGCGGATGGAGAAGCCCGCCACATACGTCTGGCGGGAGGCATAAGCACCCAAGCCCGTAGGCGTGATGTCGGTATCCTGACAGGACACCACATGGACCTTACGGTAATCGCCCAGACCCACCACGTCGGAGGTCATCTGGGCATAGGCGGTATCGGCGCCCTGACCGATCTCCGTCTCGCCGCACTGCATGGTGACGCTGCCGTCCAGATTCAGCAGCATCCGATTGGAGGACGTCTCCAACGAGATGGGATAGACGGCGGTGTTATACCAGAAGGTGGCCACGCCGATGCCGTGGCGGATGGGGCCGGTCTCCTTGGCGAACTCCGCCTTTTTGCGGTCGTAGTCGATGTACTTCTTACCAACCTCCAGACACTGGCGGAAGGAATCCTCATAGTTGACGTTGTGGGAGAAGCTGTCCTCGAAGCCCTTGGGCATGAGGTTCTGCATCCGGAAGGCCAACGGGTCCATACCCACGGCCTTGGCGCACTCGTCCACGTTGGACTCGTCGGCAAAGGAGGCCTGAGGCATTCCGTAGCCACGCATGGCTCCGGCGGCGGGACGGTTGGTGAACACCGTCCACGCATCGCACTCCATGTTGTCACAGGGATAGTGCTGGGAGAAGGAGTCCATGGCTTTGGCCACGATGCTGTGGCCGTGGGAGGCATAGGATCCCTGATTGGAGTAGAGCTCCACCTTCCGGGCGGCGAAGGTGCCGTCCTTGCGGAGCCACGAGACGATGTGGAAGCGGATGGCGTGGCGCACACGGTTGGAGACGAAGGTCTCCTCACGGGAGCAGTCCACCCGGACACAGCGGCCGTGGACCTGCGTGGAGCACCAAGCGCACAGGGGTTCATAGAGGGCGTCCTGCTTGTTGCCGAAGCCGCCGCCGATATAGGGCTTCACCACCCGGATATCGCTCCACGGGCGGCCCAGCGCCTGTCCCACCACACGGCGGATGATATGGGGGATCTGGGTAGAGGATACCACCGTGATGCGGCCGTTCTCCTCGTAGGCGAAGCAGCCGTGGTTCTCGATGTGGCAATGCTGCACCGTGGGCGTCTCGTACCAGCCCTCCACCTTAATGAGGCCCGGCTCCTGAATGGCGGCCTGATAGTCGCCCGTCTTCATATCGGTGTGCTTGAGGATGTTGTTGGGGTAGGCCTCGTGGAGCTGGGGAGCGCCGGGCTCCATGGCCTTCTGCACATCCAGCACGAAGGGCAGCTCCTCGTATTCCACCTGCAGCGCCCGGACGCCCTGCATGGCGGCCACCTCGTTTTCTGCAATGACCACCGCCACGTCGTCGCCGTAGTAGCGGACGTGCCGGTTCAGCAGGTGGCGATCCGCCACGTCCTGATGGCCGGGGTCCATGGACCAGGGGTGGCCCGCCGTGGGGAACGGGTGCTCCGGCACGTCGAAACAGGTCAGCACCTTCACCACGCCGGGGATCTGCTCCGCCGCCGAGGTGTCCACCGACTTGACGAAGCCGTGGGCGATAGTGGCGTGCTTGATGCGGACATACAGTGCATCACGGGGCATGAGGTCCTCGTAGTATTTGGTGCGGCCGGTGGCCTTGTCAAAGGCGTCTACCCGCACCTCGGCTTTTCCTACTTCAGCCATGTAGTGTTCCTCCTTATGTCAGCGTCGCTGCGATAGCCGGAGTTACCGGCAAAAGTACCTATAAATTTAAGATATCATAGCATAAAATTCGTCATTTGCATAGTCCTTTTCGTAATACTAATTATAGGATAACGGTGGTTGACTGGAATGGGCATTTCCGGGTATACTGTAAGAAAATGACGGGACAAAGGAGGGAGCGGCATGGCACAGCTGCGGATCGGATGCGTGGTGATGGCGGCGGGAAATGCCCGGCGCTTCGGGGAGAACAAGCTGGCGGTGCAGGTACAGGGCAAGGCGCTGTTCCGCCGGGCGCTGGAGGCTGTGCCGGCGGAGCGGTTCATCCGGACGGTGGTGGTGAGCCAGTACCCGGAGGTGCTGGAGCTGGCCCACCGCATGGGCTTCGTGCCGGTACCCAACCGGCATCCGGACTGGGGCATCAGCCACACCATCTCGCTGGGGCTGGGGAAGCTGCCGGAGATGGATGCGGCGCTGTTTCAGGTGGCGGATCAGCCCCTGCTGCGCCGGGAGAGCGTGGGGAGCCTAGTGGACTTTTACCGGGAGCATCCGGAGCACATCGCTGCGCTGGGTCACGACGGTATCCGGGGGAACCCCTGCCTGTTCCCGGCACGGCTGTTCCCGGAGCTGCTGGCTCTGCAGGGGGATCACGGCGGCAATCAGGTGATCCGCCGCCATGAGGAGGACCTCCTCTTATGGGAGGTCCCGGCTCCGGAGCTGACGGATGTGGATACGCCTCAGGTGCTGGCGCAGCTGCGGCGGGATATGGCGGAGGAGTGAGGGGTCTCCGACAAATCGATCGTCGCTTTGAAAAAGGCACGGGGCTGCGGTGCAGCCCCGTGCCTTTTCAGGTTTTGATCAGAATGCGGCGAGTGGAGACACGTTGGGGAGAATCAGTCCTCCTTCTCCTCCTCCACCATCTCTTGGGCTTCCTCCACCAGTTCCTCGGCTTCGCCCAGAACCTCCTGCTCCCGGATCTGTGCCGGGGTCAGGACACGCTCCGCCTGCTCCTCCCGGAGCACCAGATAGTAGGCCAGTGCCAGCTGGGGCAGCACGCCCCAGACGCCCCGCACGTCCAGCCACTTCACCGCCAGCCAACTCCAGACGGCTCCGGCGTGGAAGGCCAGCAGAGTGGAGCCGTAGAACCACAGCTTTGTCAGCTGCTCCCGCTCTCCCTCGCACAGGTAGTGGGCCAGCGCCAGAGATGCCTGCTTGGTGTTGTTGCTGTTAAAGATCGTGGCGCTCTGGAAGCCTCTGGCGCCGGCAAAGGTGCTCCACTGGATGCTCATGGAGAAGAACACCGGATACAGTGCCACCAGCGGAGTCATATCCGCCGGGAAAAAGCCCATGGCGATGGCCGCCGCCGCCGTGATGCACGGCGACAGCCGCCGCATATCCACATGGAACACGTGGGGGACGATGACGGAGAGCATGACGCCCACCACGTAGATCACCAGACACAGCAGGTGCAGCAGCACACTGCTCCCCCGGCCAAAGAGGGCATCAATGACCAGCTCCACCAGATTCATGGTCTGGGAACTGCCCAGTATCCCGCCGCGGCACAGCAGGGCGTAACCGCCGAAAAAGCCGCCTATTGCAGCAAAGGCCAGGTGGCGGCAATGATCGATAGGAAGAAGCTTCTGTTCCGTCATGGTATAACTCCTATAAATAACGACAAAATAATCCTTCGTTAGTATATCAGCCTGCGGCGTTTCCGCAAGGGAAAAACTGCATAAAAATCCCGCAAAAATGCGGCGTTTCTTGTGTTGACAACGGCGGGATCTGTGGTAAAATAGAGAGCGTGAAATGCGCTGACGAAACGAGTCCGCCATGTGCCGCCCAAAGCGAGAGGGGAAGCGGTGGAAGCCCCTTGTCCGGCCGGTGTGACAGCCACTTCCGAGCAGGCGGCGACGAGCCGCACGCCCCATCCCCGTTACCGGATGACCGAGATGGCGGCCTTGGCCGTTCAATTAGGGTGGTACCGTGAAGCAAGTCTTCGCCCCTATGTGTGGGCGGGGGCTTTTTGTTTTTTCGGCAGCCCTCCTGCGTCCCGGTGTTTCCGATTTTCCCCCGAAGTTCTGTTTTACAGGAGGTGGCCTGTGAGTTATCAGCTGATCGACATGACCAAGGACCCACGCAGCGGGCAGTTTGCCTATTTCCGTCAAATGCTCTTTCCCTTCGCCGGAGTCACGGCGGAGGTAGACATCACGGACTTCGCCGCACGGCGGCAGGGGCGGCCCTTCTTCCTGAGCTTCCTCTATGCCGTGGTACGGGCCGCCAACGCCGTCCCCCAGCTGCGCCGCCGCATCCGGGCGGACGGCAGCGTGGTGGAATACAACTGGTGTCCCCCTTCCTACACCGCCATGAAGCCCGACGGGGTATACGTATACTGCACGGTGGAGGGGGATCTGCCCTATGAGGCGTTCGTGGCGCTGGGACAGCGGCGACAGGAGGAGGTACTTCGACGGGGTACCCTCACCGAGGACGGAGACGCTTTGAGTTTCTTCTTTGTGTCCAGCCTGCCGTGGCTGCACTATTCCCAGCTGGAGCATCCCGCCGTCAGCGCCGACGACTCCAACCCCCGCATCAGCTGGGGCAAGGCTGTCACCAAGCATGGACGCACTACCCTGCCGGTGTCGCTGTTTGTAAACCACGCCCTGGCAGACGGGCTGCACATCTCACAGTTCTTCGCCGGTCTGGAGCGGGAGCTTCAGGCGCTGGCAGACAGCTGGCAGGCAGAGGAGTGACGGCATCCGGTCACAGAGGTCTGTCACAGATCTGCCACAAAAGAAAATTCTGCAATTCCGATTGCAAGCAAAAGGAGTAATGCATCATGTCTCATCCCTATCACGGGCTTAATGAGCTGCGGGAGATGTTCCTGTCGTTCTTCGAGTCCAAAGGTCATCTGCGGCTGCCCAGCTTCTCTCTGGTGCCGCAGAACGACAAGTCCATCCTGCTCATCAACGCCGGCATGACCCCCATGAAGCCGTGGTTCAAGGGCGAGGAGGAGCCGCCCCGCCGCCGGGTCTGCACCTGTCAGAAGTGCATCCGCACCGGCGACATTGAGAACGTGGGCAAGACCGCCCGCCACGGCACCTACTTCGAGATGCTGGGCAACTTCTCCTTCGGTGACTACTTCAAGCATGAGGCCATCGCATGGAGCTGGGAGTTCCTGACTGAGGTGGTGGGGCTGGAGCCTGACCGGCTGTACCCCTCCATCTATCTGAACGACGACGAGGCCTTCGACATCTGGAACAAGGAGGTAGGCATCCCCGCCGAGCGCATCTTCCGCTTCGGCAAGGAGGACAACTTCTGGGAGCACGGCTCCGGTCCCTGCGGCCCCTGCTCCGAGATCTACTATGACCGTGGGCCGGAGTACGGCTGCGGCAAGCCCGGCTGCACCGTGGGCTGCGACTGTGACCGATACATCGAGATCTGGAACAACGTGTTCTCCCAGTTCGACAACGATGGCCACGGCAACTACACCGAGCTCAAGCAGAAGAACATCGACACCGGCATGGGCCTGGAGCGTCTGGCCTGCGTGTGCCAGAACGTGGACAGCCTCTTCGACGTGGACACCGTGATGAATATCACCCACAAGGTGTCTGAGCTCACCGGCGCTCACTACGGCGAGACGGAGAAGCGGGATGTGTCCCTGCGGGTCATCACCGACCACATCCGCTCCGCCACCTTCATGATCTGCGACGGCATCCTGCCCTCCAACGAAGGGCGGGGCTATGTGCTGCGGCGTCTGCTGCGCCGGGCCGCCCGCCACGGGAAGCTGCTGGGTGTCAACGATCCCTTCCTGTATCAGGTGGTGGACACCGTGATCCATGAAAATGAGGGCCAGTATCCTGATCTGCGGGAGAAGCAGACCTATATCACCAAGGTCATCCGCACGGAGGAGGAGAATTTCGGCCGCACCATCGACGGCGGCATGAAGATCTTCTCCGACCTGCTGGCAGAGCACAAGCAGAAGCTGGAGAAAATTTTCTCCGGCGCCGACGCCTTCCGGCTGTATGACACCTTCGGCTTCCCCATCGACCTGACCATGGAGATGGCGGCGGACGAGGGCCTCAGCGTGGACGAGAACGCTTTCCAGAAGCTGATGAAGGAGCAGAAGGAGCGGGCCCGTGAGGCCCGGAAGGCACTGGGCGATCTGGGCTGGGCCGGTGTGGAGTTCGGCAAGGACGTGCCGGCCACGGAGTTCGTGGGCTATGACCACAGCGAGTGCGACGCCAAGATCGTGGCCATCGTGGCCGATGAGGAGCTGCGGGACGAGGTGGCCGCCGGGGCCGAGGCCGTGGTGGTACTGGATCACTCCCCCTTCTACGCCGAGATGGGCGGTCAGGTGGCCGACCACGGCACCATCACCGCCGACGGCGTGGTGTTCACCGTGGCGGACGTACAGAAAAACAAGGGCGGCAAGTTCATGCACTATGGCCGTCTGGCACAGGGTGTGCTCCACGTGGGAGACACCGTTCACGCCGCCATTGACATGGAGCGCCGCAAGGCCATCCAGCGTGCTCACAGCACCACCCACCTGCTGGATGCGGCGCTGAAAAAGGTGCTGGGTGACCACGTCCATCAGGCGGGCTCTCTGGTGGAGCCGGACCGCCTACGCTTCGACTTCACCCACTTTGAGGCCATCTCCCCGGAGGAGCTGCGGCAGGTGGAGGAACTGGTGAACGACGCCATTCTGGAGGGCTATCCCGTGGTGACGGAGGCGCTGCCCATCGAAGAGGCCAAGAAGAAGGGCGCCGTGGCCATGTTCGGTGAGAAGTACGGCGAGACCGTCCGGGTGGTGGAGATGAGCGACTTCTCCGTGGAGTTCTGCGGCGGCACCCATGTGGACAACACCGCCAAGGCCGGTCCCTTCCGCATCAAGAGTGAGAGCAGCGTCGCCTCCGGCGTGCGCCGCATCGAGGCCACCTGCGGCAAGCTGAGCCTGAAGGCTATGGAGAGCAGTCAGGGCGTGCTGAGCCGGGCGGCCCAGTTCCTGAAAACCGCCCCCTCCGGGCTGCTGGAGCGGATGGAGCAGCAGGCCAACGAGATGAAGCAGCTGCGTCAGGCGCTGGAGAAGTTCAAGGCCGAGGCATCTCTGGGTGAGGCCCGGCAGTTCCTGGCCTCCGCCAAGACGGTGAAGGACCTCCATGTTCTCGCCACCACCCGCAACGGCGTGGACACCGCCGAGCTGCGGACCATGGGCGATTTCCTGCGGGATAAGGACCCCAAGGCCGTGGCGGTCATCGCCAGCATCAACGGCGAGAAGATCACCTTCCTGGCCGTGTGCGGCAAGGAGGCGGTGGCCCGTGGCATCAAGGCCGGTGATCTGGTGCGGCACGTGTCCGCCATCTGCGGCGGCAAAGGCGGCGGCAAGCCGGATTCCGCCATGGGCGGCGGCAGCGATCCCCTGAAGGTGGACGATGCGCTGGCCTCCGTGGACGATTTCGTGTCCGAGAAGCTGGGCTGAGACGAAAGGAGCATCCTATGAAAAACGATTGCCTGTTCTGCGCCATTGCCGGTGGGGAGATCCCCTCCAACAAGGTGTATGAGGACGAGCTGTGCTATGCCTTTTATGACATCGCCCCTCAGGCGCCCACCCATTTTCTGGTGATCCCCAAGGCCCACATCGCCTCCGTGGCGGAGGTGAACGGCGGCAACAGCGCCGTGGTGGCCCACATCTTCGAGGTCATCGCAAGACTGTGCCGGGAGAAGGGACTGGAAAGCTACCGGGTGGTATCCAACATCGGGGAGCAGGCGGGGCAGAGCGTCCACCACCTGCACTTCCATGTGCTGTCCGGCCGGGATATGACCTGGCCTCCAGGCTAAGAGCACCGAGAAGCAGCGTAGAATTTCAGAAAGCCCGTCCGGCCCGCTGAATGCGGGCCGGATGGGCTTTTACATTATCATATATAGAGGACTTGGGGTCGTTAAAACAGCTCCGGATACAGGGCGGTGATCTGCTGATACCAGTCCTGATAGTCGTGCAGGTCGTCTCCCTCGATCACATATACCTCCCACGCATCAGCGGAGTCGGAGGCGGTAAGGGGTTCGTCCGTCAGGGGATACTTGCCCTTCTCCAGTTCCGTGGGGAAGTACATCCCGGCGTAGACGGAGTCCCTGTCGTAGGCGGTGAGGAACAGCAGATAGGACTCGCCCTCCTGCATGGGGAGGTAGCCGCCCTGCGTCCAGAGAACATTGTCCACCAGATAGCACTCCTCAGTGATGACCAGCTGCTCCGGGGGCTCCCCCTTCAGCACCTGCGATACCGTGCCGGTGGTCCTCGTATAGCCGCCGGAGACATTGCCGTCACTGAAATAGGACAGGATGTTCTCCTGACGCTCCGGTGTGAACACCACAATGAGGTCGCTGACCTCCTGAAGCTGAGCAACACTCTCGGCCTGTGTGATGCGGTCCGCCGCCATCCGCTGTACTGTCTGGCGCTGGCCGCAGGCGGTGCAAGTGATCAGGAGAAGGAGAAGCAAACAAAACGTGAGACTCTTTTTCATCACTCAAGACCCCCATTTCGCAATCAAATTATTCTTGTCATGCTGATTGACCGTTGTATTTGCGTAACCACTGGAGGATTGCTGCATCACCGCACGGGCTGTACAATTATTCAAAAGTGGATGCATCAAAGCTAACGCATGTCCTGTTTCATGAATTACCGTCTTTGTTTTTTGCGTGGAATTACTCGCATCTAAGAGTGACGGGTCTAAATCTATGCGAGCCTGAACAACTTGCGCGCTGGAGGAACTAATATCAATTTCACTATATCCTCCAAGTACATTCTTTTTATACAAATGTGCTCGCCCAATCGTAGTACCCGTCAACTCAACCGAATGGAAATTAATGTCCCCTGTGTTATCCGAATCTCCTGAGAAAGTGTACTGGCTGATTTTTACTTTTGACGAAATATTGTTCCAAGTAAAAATACTCTTTGATGCATCCAAGTTATAGTAAAAATCTCTTGAACACATCTTTGCCGTCAGTCCTGTTGCGTTCTTGTTGTTTGCCCATTTCCATCCATAGTATGCTCCGCTACACGCAAATGCGTCTTCGACAAAGAACATACTAACAAACAGCATGAGCAATGCGAGGGAAGTGAATTTGTGCAAAGATTTCATTTAGGATCCTCCTTTCTAAGTTGTATCTTCATTATATATTTTATTGTGTTCAAAATCAATATGCATTTTGTCTGATATTTCATGTATTTTATGTGCATAACGACATGTTTTGTGGCATTCTGAATAAAATCCAAAAGAAGTATACAGGACAATATTGGATACATTTTTAGAAGCTGCCGATGGGGATGGAGCCGTCGTCAGTGCCTTTTTCAATGGAACGAATGGTGATCCAGTAGCTGCGGCCGCCGCCCATATCCACCTGTACCCGGTCCCCGGCCCGGCGGCCCAGCACGGCCTTCCCTACCGGGGACTCCTTGCTGATGAGGCCCTTCAGTGCATCCTGCCGCAGGGTGGTGACCAGCTGGATCCTCCGGCTCTTGCCGGTGTTTTCCATGAAGATCTCCACGGTGTCGTAGAGGCCCGCCGTGTCCTGACCGGAGCGGTCGTCGATGATGCGGGCGGTCTTGATCATCCGCTGCAGGTAGCGGATGCGACTGTCGTTGCGATTCTTCTCCTGCTTGGCGCACTTATACTCGAAATTCTCACTGAGGTCACCGAAGGCCCGTGCCGTCTGCACGTCCTCGATGAGCTTGGGACGCAGCACCTGCGTCCGGTAGTCGATCTCCTCCTGCATCTTCTGCACGTCGCCACGGGTCAATTCATCGTACATCGTTATTCCTCCCAAGCTTGCGCCAGACGGCGCAGTCCCTCCGGCAGACGCTCCAGGTCGATGCCGGAATAGTTTACCACCACGATATGCTGGGGCGCTGTCTCCGGGACGCTGTAATAGTCCGACAGCAACGCCAGACGCACCCCCTGCTCCGCCGCCCGGCTCCGCAGCGCCGCATCCGGCAGACGGGTATCCAGCCGCACCAGAAAGTGCAGACCGGCGTCCTGCTCCATGATCTCCACCCGGTCCGCCAGCGGGCTGGAGCGCAGCATGGCGATGACGGCGTCCCGCTTCTGGCGGTAGCGGGCCTTCATGCGGCTCAGGTGCTGCTCATAGCGGCCCTGCGCCATGAATTTGGCCAGAGTATACTGCTCGAAGCCCGACACCGTGCAGGCGTAAAAGCCCAGCTTCTCCCGATAGACCTCCATGAGTCGGGGCGGCAGGATCATGTAGCTGATGCGGATGGAGGGGGCGATGGTCTTGGAGAAGGTGTTCAGGTAGATGACCCGCTGGGCCTCGTCGATGGAGAACAACGTGGGGATGGGGCGGCCCACGAAGCGGAACTCGCTGTCGTAGTCATCCTCCAGTATCCAGCGTCCCTCCTGCTCCTCCGCCCAGCGCAGCAGCTCCTGCCGCCGTCCGATGGGCATGACGATACCCGTGGGATAGTGGTGGGAGGGAGAAAGATGGACGATGTCCGCCTCCTGACGGCGCAGAAGCCGGGTGGAGAGGCCCTTTTCATCCAGTCCCACCTGCCGCAGATTCACCTGATGGCTGCGGTAAATTTCCGCAATTTTGCTGTATCCGGGGTCCTCCACGGCGTAGCACTTCTCCCGGCCCAGCAGCTGGATCAGCAGCGAATACAGAAACTCCGTACCGGCGCCGACGATGATCTGGCCGCTGTCCACGTTCATGCCGCGGAACTGGCGCAGATAGTCGCTGATGGCCCGGCGCAGCTCCTCCGCCCCGTTGTAGGGGGCGGCCTGCAGCAGGGCCTTGTCCCGCTCCAGCAGCGTCTCCCGCATGAGGCGGGCCCAGACGGTAAAGGGGAAATACGCCCGGTCGATGGAATTGGTCACAAGGTCCAGAAAATAGGTCTTCTGCTCCGGCTCCGGCGGCAGCGGGGCAGGCTGCCGGGCCG
The genomic region above belongs to Vescimonas coprocola and contains:
- a CDS encoding GreA/GreB family elongation factor, giving the protein MYDELTRGDVQKMQEEIDYRTQVLRPKLIEDVQTARAFGDLSENFEYKCAKQEKNRNDSRIRYLQRMIKTARIIDDRSGQDTAGLYDTVEIFMENTGKSRRIQLVTTLRQDALKGLISKESPVGKAVLGRRAGDRVQVDMGGGRSYWITIRSIEKGTDDGSIPIGSF
- a CDS encoding zinc metalloprotease, yielding MKSLHKFTSLALLMLFVSMFFVEDAFACSGAYYGWKWANNKNATGLTAKMCSRDFYYNLDASKSIFTWNNISSKVKISQYTFSGDSDNTGDINFHSVELTGTTIGRAHLYKKNVLGGYSEIDISSSSAQVVQARIDLDPSLLDASNSTQKTKTVIHETGHALALMHPLLNNCTARAVMQQSSSGYANTTVNQHDKNNLIAKWGS
- the pdxR gene encoding MocR-like pyridoxine biosynthesis transcription factor PdxR → MLTYPLSKESGRSLYEQLYEGIRRDILSGTLPAHQRLPSKRALAQHLEVSIITVQNAYEQLAAEGYIYSQEKRGYYVSPVERPLQAAARQPAPLPPEPEQKTYFLDLVTNSIDRAYFPFTVWARLMRETLLERDKALLQAAPYNGAEELRRAISDYLRQFRGMNVDSGQIIVGAGTEFLYSLLIQLLGREKCYAVEDPGYSKIAEIYRSHQVNLRQVGLDEKGLSTRLLRRQEADIVHLSPSHHYPTGIVMPIGRRQELLRWAEEQEGRWILEDDYDSEFRFVGRPIPTLFSIDEAQRVIYLNTFSKTIAPSIRISYMILPPRLMEVYREKLGFYACTVSGFEQYTLAKFMAQGRYEQHLSRMKARYRQKRDAVIAMLRSSPLADRVEIMEQDAGLHFLVRLDTRLPDAALRSRAAEQGVRLALLSDYYSVPETAPQHIVVVNYSGIDLERLPEGLRRLAQAWEE